In Chloroflexia bacterium SDU3-3, one DNA window encodes the following:
- a CDS encoding ABC transporter ATP-binding protein, with protein MSMLETQDLTLAYDGQPIIHQLSAAIPAGKITALIGPNGCGKSTLLRGLARLMPPRGGSVLLDGKDIHRIATRDLAKIMGILPQSPVAPEGLLVRELVAQGRYPHQHWYQQWSPEDERAVERALEITGMVDLAARPVDALSGGQRQRAWIAMTLAQETELLLLDEPTTYLDMAHQLEVLHLLERLNRDEGRTVVMVVHDLNHATRYAQHIVAVRAGAVVAAGAPSEVITPDLLRRVFGIEADIVSDTRTGVPLCLPYGLCREQAA; from the coding sequence ATGAGCATGCTGGAGACCCAAGACCTGACGCTGGCCTACGATGGGCAGCCTATTATCCACCAGCTTTCGGCGGCTATCCCGGCGGGCAAGATCACGGCGCTGATCGGCCCGAACGGCTGCGGGAAATCGACCCTGCTGCGCGGCCTGGCGCGGCTGATGCCCCCGCGCGGCGGCTCGGTGCTGCTGGATGGCAAGGACATCCACCGCATCGCCACGCGCGATCTGGCCAAGATCATGGGCATTCTGCCGCAGAGCCCGGTCGCGCCCGAGGGCCTGCTGGTGCGCGAGCTGGTGGCGCAGGGCCGCTACCCGCACCAGCACTGGTACCAGCAGTGGTCGCCCGAGGATGAGCGGGCGGTCGAGCGCGCGCTGGAGATCACGGGCATGGTGGATCTGGCCGCGCGCCCGGTGGATGCGCTCTCGGGCGGGCAGCGCCAGCGCGCCTGGATCGCGATGACCCTGGCCCAGGAGACCGAGCTGCTGCTGCTCGATGAGCCGACCACCTACCTAGATATGGCGCACCAGCTTGAGGTGCTGCACCTGCTAGAGCGGCTGAATCGCGATGAGGGCCGCACCGTGGTGATGGTGGTGCACGATCTCAACCACGCCACGCGCTATGCGCAGCATATTGTGGCGGTGCGCGCTGGCGCGGTGGTGGCGGCGGGCGCGCCCAGCGAGGTGATCACGCCCGATCTGCTGCGCCGCGTGTTTGGCATTGAGGCCGATATTGTGAGCGACACGCGCACGGGGGTGCCGCTCTGCCTGCCGTATGGGCTGTGCCGCGAGCAGGCGGCCTAG
- a CDS encoding iron ABC transporter permease, producing MQQPWIVVRLGRIPFSLRVDRRLPPVLALVLLATLALMVINIGVGEYPIAPLDVVRTVLHIPGSPEDYDFIVNTLRLPRMLVAALVGMALGVSGAIMQGLTRNPLASPDMLGISSGASLVAVALIVVFPAVSPAVLPFAAFAGALVVAVLIYLLAWRGGDSPIRLVLVGIGLTSVTSAMTTIMITFGNVNDVQRAMVWLTGSVYARSWDDFWPLFAWLVVFVPLALLLSRHLNALGLGEDVARGLGSHVVMQRGLLLLITVALAGATVAAAGAIGFVGLIAPHIARRLVGPSGEGVVPTAALFGGLIVVAADLVGRTIIAPIELPCGLITAAIGAPFFIYLLYRARA from the coding sequence ATGCAACAGCCCTGGATTGTGGTGCGGCTTGGCCGCATACCGTTTTCGCTGCGGGTCGACCGGCGTTTGCCGCCGGTGCTGGCGCTGGTGCTGCTGGCCACGCTGGCGCTGATGGTGATCAACATTGGCGTGGGCGAGTACCCGATCGCGCCGCTGGATGTGGTGCGCACGGTGCTGCACATCCCCGGATCGCCCGAGGACTACGATTTTATCGTGAACACGCTGCGGCTGCCGCGCATGCTGGTGGCCGCGCTGGTGGGTATGGCGCTCGGGGTCTCGGGCGCGATCATGCAGGGGCTGACGCGCAACCCGCTGGCGTCGCCCGATATGCTGGGCATTAGCTCGGGCGCGAGCCTGGTGGCGGTGGCACTGATCGTGGTGTTCCCTGCGGTCTCCCCGGCGGTGCTGCCATTTGCCGCATTCGCTGGCGCGCTGGTGGTGGCGGTGCTGATCTATCTGCTGGCCTGGCGCGGCGGCGACTCGCCCATCCGGCTAGTGCTGGTGGGCATCGGCCTCACCTCGGTGACGAGCGCGATGACCACGATCATGATCACCTTTGGCAATGTGAACGATGTCCAGCGGGCCATGGTGTGGCTCACCGGCAGCGTCTACGCCCGCTCCTGGGATGATTTTTGGCCGCTGTTCGCCTGGCTGGTGGTGTTTGTGCCGCTGGCGCTGCTGCTCTCGCGCCACCTGAATGCGCTGGGGCTGGGCGAGGATGTGGCGCGCGGCCTGGGCAGCCATGTGGTGATGCAGCGCGGCCTGCTGCTGCTGATCACCGTGGCGCTGGCCGGTGCCACCGTGGCGGCGGCGGGCGCGATCGGCTTTGTGGGCCTGATCGCGCCGCACATCGCCCGCCGCCTGGTTGGCCCGAGCGGCGAGGGCGTGGTGCCCACCGCCGCGCTGTTCGGCGGCCTGATCGTGGTGGCCGCCGACCTCGTGGGTCGCACGATCATCGCGCCCATCGAGCTGCCCTGCGGCCTGATCACCGCCGCGATCGGCGCGCCGTTCTTTATCTATCTGCTGTATCGCGCTCGCGCCTGA
- a CDS encoding iron ABC transporter permease produces the protein MTTLTAPRRAAGQLQPRLLLAMGLVLGLGLLVLAMLASIVFGAADIDFATVWAALFHFNPDSTSHLIIRTLRIPRALVAACVGGALAVAGAMMQGLTRNPLADPGLLGIEAGAALGVVSGVTLLHISSLGSYALFAFVGAAVSAVCVYTIGSFGRGGATPLKLTIAGASISALLSSLTTGFLILNQQTLEEVRFWLSGSVAGRDLNMLATLAPYFLVGFVIALALGRQITALSLGDDVARGLGQRTGWVKALASVAVVLLAGSSVALAGPIGFVGLVIPHMVRMFVGIDYRWVLPYSILCGGIFLIIADIAARMVIRPIELPVGIATAIIGGPVFIYLVRWRVKR, from the coding sequence ATGACAACACTTACAGCACCACGGCGTGCGGCGGGCCAGCTCCAGCCTCGGCTGCTGCTGGCGATGGGATTGGTATTGGGGCTTGGGCTGCTGGTGCTGGCGATGCTTGCCAGCATCGTGTTTGGGGCCGCCGATATCGACTTCGCCACGGTGTGGGCGGCGCTCTTCCACTTCAATCCCGACTCGACAAGCCACCTGATCATCCGCACCCTGCGCATCCCGCGCGCGCTGGTGGCGGCCTGTGTGGGCGGTGCGCTGGCCGTGGCGGGCGCGATGATGCAGGGCCTGACGCGCAACCCGCTGGCCGATCCCGGCCTGCTGGGCATCGAGGCCGGTGCGGCGCTGGGCGTGGTGAGCGGGGTGACCCTGCTGCATATCTCGTCGCTGGGCAGCTACGCGCTGTTTGCCTTTGTGGGGGCGGCGGTGTCGGCGGTATGCGTGTACACCATCGGGTCGTTTGGCAGGGGCGGCGCTACGCCGCTGAAGCTGACAATCGCTGGGGCTTCTATCTCGGCGCTGCTCTCCTCGCTCACCACTGGCTTCCTGATCCTCAACCAGCAGACCTTGGAAGAGGTGCGATTCTGGCTGTCTGGCTCGGTGGCGGGCCGCGATCTGAATATGCTTGCGACCCTTGCGCCCTACTTTCTGGTAGGGTTTGTTATTGCGCTGGCGCTGGGCAGGCAGATCACCGCGCTTTCGCTGGGCGATGATGTGGCGCGCGGCCTGGGCCAGCGCACCGGCTGGGTGAAGGCGCTGGCCTCGGTGGCGGTGGTGCTGCTGGCGGGCAGCTCGGTGGCTTTGGCCGGGCCGATCGGCTTTGTGGGGCTGGTGATACCGCATATGGTGCGGATGTTTGTGGGCATCGACTATCGCTGGGTGCTGCCCTACTCGATACTCTGTGGCGGCATCTTTCTGATAATCGCCGATATAGCGGCGCGCATGGTCATCCGCCCGATCGAGCTGCCGGTGGGTATCGCCACGGCGATCATCGGCGGGCCGGTGTTTATCTACCTTGTGCGCTGGCGGGTGAAACGCTAA
- a CDS encoding single-stranded DNA-binding protein, translating into MAKDLNKVMLTGRLGADPEMRYTNQGSAVTQFRVASGRTWKSADGSQHDDTEWFRVVAWDKLGEICNQYLTKGTRVYIEGRLQTRKWQDQSGQDRYTTEVIANDMIILSSKQEGGSANVPDYDAPMEDDMAAPAPSAGRRAAAPAPAPARASNGNARPSGNGRPAARNAPQPIEGDEDLPF; encoded by the coding sequence ATGGCGAAGGATCTGAACAAAGTCATGTTGACAGGTCGCCTTGGCGCAGATCCTGAGATGCGCTATACCAACCAGGGTAGCGCCGTAACTCAGTTTCGGGTCGCATCGGGTCGCACTTGGAAGTCGGCTGATGGATCTCAGCACGATGACACCGAGTGGTTTCGCGTGGTGGCCTGGGATAAGTTGGGTGAGATCTGCAACCAGTACCTAACCAAAGGCACCAGAGTGTACATCGAGGGCCGCCTGCAGACACGCAAGTGGCAGGATCAGAGCGGCCAGGATCGCTATACCACCGAGGTGATCGCCAACGACATGATCATCCTTTCCAGCAAGCAAGAGGGGGGCAGCGCCAATGTCCCCGACTATGATGCCCCGATGGAAGATGACATGGCTGCACCGGCACCCTCGGCAGGCCGCCGCGCCGCCGCGCCTGCGCCTGCGCCGGCCCGGGCCAGCAACGGCAACGCCCGGCCCAGCGGCAATGGTCGGCCCGCCGCCCGCAACGCGCCCCAGCCGATCGAGGGCGACGAGGATCTGCCGTTCTAG
- a CDS encoding tetratricopeptide repeat protein, whose protein sequence is MNQPDPLPVHIPDRLRSLLALGNTERAAQIAAESARLHDELRSLAAYIPAIIIQQQLRDPAPGRVRGEYWDGSVLFADLSGFTALSERLSTLGKQGAEEISGIINQLFGALVDDILRYGGTVLKFGGDAITAFFAEESLGQQHAALATSAALALQQRMQSFAQTETRAGTFRLQLRIGVHSGRVFAAQVGDAEHIELVVTGRNINRVALAQEIAETGEIVISSATHALIEGAQTEERHAGFRLLTDFPQATPPAQASQPIWQPGPPSFAQLCMLDAYAEALRPYLPRQLPHRFLGDTPDESGEFRPVTVLFANFLPFSSALDILGENTATAAQVLNAYYQRAQSVVHRYGGIVNKVDMYTYGDKLMALFGAPSAHENDPELAVRAALDLQAELEHTNAEILALLRPAAKGLLAIDERFLKQRIGINTGVMFAGLVGSQQRREYTVMGQHVNLAARLMSAAEEGSVVLSPSTRRAVERHIALRPLEPIRLKGIAEPVAAAQAMRPLDFSQDLPTGLARAGLVGRAAEREQLLAIARRALAGQGSVVSITGEAGIGKSRLIEELLRHMVLQSADPTQPMPPFFPYSVECQSYEQNTPYALIRQMLRQVLNLDFFESLGDTRSIERRIREFAPDLIRFTPLLSDLTVAHIADTELTAALSPEQRRDRARELAEAIFLSAARQQPIVFILDDLHWADASSLDLLAGLVRHAADTPLLMLLSYRRDSGAVDRWASLPNASHIAIGELSPELSARLVEQLLDSPLPADIAPLIEKTQGNPFYIEEVMHSLIESGLLVRSAERGWQFTMPIDQAAIPDSIEGVIIARLDRLEERSREILQVASVVGRRFPYQVLSGVLLKTDDVKEKLGRLTDADLIQLEEIERELSYLFKHALTRDVAYEAILYARRRDLHRRVARQIETLYPERLDEQLGVLAHHYLLAEQWPQAFEYHMRAGRQAQARYANREVIAFFERARQVAEKLPASAELGHALVEVHERLGFVYALTGEYDAALGHYQHALDLLHQQPDDMVGDAVDGVIRLHHHIARIYEKRADFETASGWIERALVFDPQIQSVESIRGLLLGAGLHKRQGRYFQSLEWSERALQLADSAGHLREKAQAMKAIGNMHRTLGDNTQALPLLNQCIALYQQTSDLIGLADAHNDLANTHYDLGQLDLADTHYRAGAEIKERIGDVYGQAMIANNLGELYRLQNKLNEAIESYQHSLHKFEQLGSLHAVGLLHMNLGATYMLLDQLDTAEQHFFQSTDLFERANAEDFLPELERYLAELQMRRGDTPRALLAAELALTTAIRLEARAEEAITRRVLASIHLQNGRYAEAWDEVCQSAQALRSAANPLEEVRALLLKARIAPYLSSYDHGQIAIDDAHRLLQSISAPHEQREIAQIAEQHRYTLPAPTVR, encoded by the coding sequence GTGAACCAGCCCGACCCGCTGCCAGTCCACATCCCCGATCGGCTCCGATCGCTGCTCGCCCTCGGCAACACCGAGCGCGCCGCCCAGATCGCCGCCGAATCGGCCCGCCTGCACGACGAGCTGCGCAGCCTGGCGGCCTATATCCCCGCGATCATCATCCAGCAGCAGCTGCGCGACCCAGCCCCAGGGCGCGTGCGCGGCGAGTACTGGGATGGCAGCGTGCTGTTTGCCGACCTGTCGGGCTTCACCGCGCTCTCCGAGCGGCTCAGCACGCTGGGCAAGCAGGGCGCCGAGGAGATCTCGGGGATCATCAACCAGCTGTTTGGCGCGCTGGTCGACGATATCCTGCGCTATGGCGGCACCGTGCTCAAGTTTGGCGGCGATGCGATCACCGCCTTCTTCGCCGAAGAGTCGCTGGGCCAGCAGCACGCCGCGCTGGCCACCAGCGCGGCCCTGGCGCTGCAGCAGCGCATGCAGAGCTTCGCGCAGACCGAGACGCGGGCGGGCACCTTCCGGCTCCAGCTGCGCATCGGGGTGCACAGCGGGCGCGTGTTCGCCGCCCAGGTGGGCGACGCCGAGCATATCGAGCTGGTCGTCACCGGGCGCAACATCAACCGCGTGGCGCTCGCGCAGGAGATCGCCGAGACCGGGGAGATCGTGATCTCCTCGGCCACCCACGCGCTGATCGAGGGCGCGCAGACCGAGGAGCGCCACGCCGGGTTCCGCCTGCTCACCGATTTCCCCCAGGCTACGCCGCCCGCCCAGGCCAGCCAGCCGATCTGGCAGCCCGGCCCACCATCATTTGCCCAGCTCTGCATGCTCGACGCCTACGCCGAGGCGCTGCGGCCCTACCTGCCGCGCCAGCTGCCCCACCGCTTCCTGGGCGACACCCCCGACGAGTCGGGCGAGTTCCGCCCCGTCACCGTGCTGTTCGCCAACTTCCTGCCCTTCAGCAGCGCCCTCGACATCCTGGGCGAGAACACCGCCACCGCCGCGCAGGTGCTCAACGCCTACTACCAGCGCGCCCAGTCGGTCGTCCACCGCTACGGCGGCATCGTGAACAAGGTGGACATGTACACCTACGGCGACAAGCTGATGGCCCTGTTTGGCGCCCCCAGCGCGCACGAGAATGACCCCGAGCTGGCGGTGCGCGCCGCGCTCGACCTGCAGGCCGAGCTTGAGCACACCAACGCCGAGATCCTGGCGCTGCTGCGGCCAGCCGCCAAGGGGCTGCTGGCGATCGACGAGCGCTTTCTCAAGCAGCGCATCGGCATCAACACCGGCGTGATGTTCGCCGGGCTGGTGGGCAGCCAGCAGCGCCGCGAGTACACCGTGATGGGCCAGCACGTCAACCTCGCGGCGCGGCTAATGTCGGCGGCGGAGGAGGGCAGCGTGGTGCTCTCGCCATCCACCCGCCGCGCCGTCGAGCGCCACATCGCGCTGCGCCCGCTGGAGCCGATCCGGCTCAAGGGCATCGCCGAGCCGGTGGCAGCAGCCCAGGCCATGCGCCCGCTCGACTTCAGCCAAGATCTGCCCACCGGCCTGGCCAGGGCCGGGCTGGTGGGGCGCGCCGCCGAGCGCGAGCAGCTGCTGGCGATCGCCCGGCGAGCGCTGGCGGGCCAGGGCAGCGTGGTGTCGATCACCGGCGAGGCCGGGATCGGCAAGTCGCGCCTGATCGAGGAGCTGCTGCGCCACATGGTGCTGCAGAGCGCCGACCCAACCCAGCCGATGCCGCCGTTCTTCCCCTACAGCGTGGAGTGCCAGAGCTACGAGCAGAACACGCCCTACGCGCTCATCCGCCAGATGCTGCGCCAGGTGCTCAATCTCGACTTCTTCGAGAGCCTAGGAGACACGCGCTCGATCGAGCGCCGCATCCGCGAGTTCGCCCCCGACCTCATCCGCTTCACGCCGCTCTTGTCCGACCTGACGGTGGCCCACATCGCCGACACCGAGCTGACGGCGGCGCTCAGCCCCGAGCAGCGCCGCGACCGCGCCCGCGAGCTAGCCGAGGCGATCTTTCTCAGCGCCGCACGCCAGCAGCCGATCGTGTTCATCCTGGATGACCTGCACTGGGCCGACGCATCATCGCTCGATCTGCTGGCCGGGCTGGTGCGCCACGCCGCCGACACGCCGCTGCTGATGCTGCTGAGCTACCGCCGCGACAGCGGCGCGGTCGACCGCTGGGCCAGCCTGCCAAACGCCAGCCACATCGCCATCGGCGAGCTGTCGCCCGAGCTGAGCGCCAGGCTGGTCGAGCAGCTGCTCGACAGCCCGCTGCCAGCCGACATCGCCCCGCTGATCGAGAAGACCCAGGGCAACCCCTTCTACATCGAGGAGGTGATGCACAGCCTGATCGAGTCGGGGCTGCTGGTGCGCAGCGCCGAGCGCGGCTGGCAGTTCACCATGCCGATCGATCAGGCCGCCATCCCCGACAGCATCGAGGGCGTGATCATCGCCCGCCTCGACCGGCTCGAAGAGCGCAGCCGCGAGATCCTGCAGGTGGCATCGGTGGTGGGGCGGCGCTTCCCCTACCAGGTGCTCAGCGGCGTGCTGCTAAAAACTGACGATGTGAAAGAGAAGCTGGGCAGGCTCACCGACGCCGACCTTATCCAGCTAGAGGAGATCGAGCGCGAGCTTTCGTACCTATTCAAGCACGCGCTCACCCGCGACGTGGCCTACGAGGCCATCCTCTACGCCCGCCGCCGCGACCTGCACCGCCGCGTGGCCCGCCAGATCGAGACGCTCTACCCCGAGCGCCTCGACGAGCAGCTGGGCGTGCTGGCCCACCACTACCTGCTGGCCGAGCAGTGGCCGCAGGCGTTCGAGTACCACATGCGGGCGGGCAGGCAGGCCCAGGCGCGCTACGCCAACCGCGAGGTGATCGCGTTCTTCGAGCGCGCCAGGCAGGTGGCCGAGAAGCTGCCCGCCAGCGCCGAGCTTGGCCACGCGCTGGTCGAGGTGCACGAGCGGCTCGGCTTTGTCTACGCCCTGACCGGCGAGTACGACGCCGCGCTCGGCCACTACCAGCACGCGCTCGACCTGCTGCACCAGCAGCCCGACGATATGGTCGGCGACGCCGTCGATGGCGTGATTCGGCTGCACCACCACATCGCCCGCATCTACGAGAAGCGCGCCGACTTCGAGACCGCATCGGGCTGGATCGAGCGAGCGCTGGTCTTCGACCCCCAGATCCAGAGCGTGGAGAGCATCCGCGGGCTGCTGCTGGGCGCGGGGCTGCACAAGCGCCAGGGCCGCTACTTCCAGTCGCTGGAATGGAGCGAGCGCGCGCTGCAGCTGGCCGATAGCGCCGGGCACCTGCGCGAGAAGGCCCAGGCGATGAAGGCGATCGGCAACATGCACCGCACGCTGGGCGACAACACCCAGGCGCTGCCGCTGCTCAACCAGTGCATCGCGCTCTACCAGCAGACATCCGACCTGATCGGCCTTGCCGATGCCCATAACGATCTGGCCAACACCCACTACGATCTGGGCCAGCTCGACCTGGCCGACACCCACTACCGCGCCGGGGCCGAGATCAAAGAGCGGATCGGCGATGTCTACGGGCAGGCCATGATCGCCAACAACCTGGGCGAGCTCTACCGCCTGCAGAACAAGCTCAACGAGGCCATCGAGTCGTACCAGCACAGCCTCCACAAGTTCGAGCAGCTCGGCTCGCTCCACGCTGTCGGGCTACTGCACATGAACCTGGGCGCGACCTACATGCTGCTCGACCAGCTCGACACCGCCGAGCAGCACTTCTTCCAGAGCACCGACCTGTTCGAGCGCGCCAACGCCGAGGATTTCCTGCCCGAGCTGGAGCGCTACCTCGCCGAGCTGCAGATGCGCCGGGGCGACACCCCCAGGGCGCTGCTGGCCGCCGAGCTGGCGCTGACCACCGCCATCCGCCTTGAGGCCCGCGCCGAGGAGGCGATCACCCGCCGCGTGCTCGCCTCCATCCACCTGCAGAACGGGCGATACGCCGAGGCCTGGGATGAGGTTTGCCAGAGCGCGCAGGCGCTGCGCAGCGCTGCCAACCCGCTCGAAGAGGTGCGCGCGCTGCTGCTGAAGGCGCGGATCGCCCCCTACCTTTCGTCCTATGATCATGGGCAGATAGCGATCGACGATGCGCACCGACTGCTGCAGAGTATCAGCGCCCCGCACGAGCAGCGCGAGATCGCCCAGATCGCCGAGCAGCACCGCTACACCCTGCCAGCGCCCACGGTACGTTAG